A part of Salvelinus sp. IW2-2015 linkage group LG16, ASM291031v2, whole genome shotgun sequence genomic DNA contains:
- the soat1 gene encoding sterol O-acyltransferase 1 isoform X1, whose product MESGDDTVLRCRSALPKMPTISDLDGMDGESSNGEIHSNGKMEVERLISKKLQLKRKAEHLKSDLMRQFDSQVLEFMDSLIEESASLEPAPVPAVFSPLSDKERSKLRHLQGSSQGQGKQFVVRRSLLDELFEVNHIRTIYHMFIALLILFILSTLVVDFIDEGRLVLDFDLLVYVFGQFPLVVITWICMFLSVLVVPYSLFHTWASHYHESSHGTLWSLILGSLFLLYQGLGLGFLPTFVVVKNSFPPASCFIIILEQVRLMMKAHSYIRENVPKVLALAKDKSSSSPVSPLIPQLSHYIYFLFAPTLIYRDKYPRNPVIRWSYVASKLLQVLGCLFYAYYVFVRLCIPQFRSISQQLFDLRAMVLCVFNSILPGVLVLFLAFFAFLHCWLNAFAEMLRFADRMFYKDWWNSTSFANYYRTWNVVVHDWLYYYVYCDFLWMSKKRFRAAGMLLVFTMSAVVHEYILAICFGFFYPVLFCLFMCFGMMFNFILHDRRKGPIWNVIMWTALFLGQGVIICLYSQEWYAQRYCPLQEPSFLELLKPRSWSCHLQTNPAVDS is encoded by the exons ATGGAGAGTGGGGATGACACTGTCCTGCGCTGCCGCAGCGCTTTACCTAAGATGCCCACCATTTCAGACCTGGATGgtatggatggagagagcagcAATGGAGAGATCCACAGTAATG GAAAAATGGAAGTGGAGCGACTCATCAGCAAGAAACTCCAACTGAAGAGGAAAGCAGAG CACTTGAAGTCTGACCTGATGAGGCAGTTTGACTCCCAGGTGTTGGAGTTCATGGACAGTCTGATAGAGGAATCGGCCAGCCTGGAGCCTGCTCCTGTCCCTGCTGTCTTCTCCCCTCTGTCAGATAAAGAGAGGAGTAAGCTCAG GCATCTCCAAGGGTCATCCCAGGGCCAAGGCAAACAGTTTGTGGTCCGGAGGTCTTTGTTAGA TGAGCTGTTTGAAGTGAACCACATCCGGACCATCTACCACATGTTCATTGCCCTGCTGATCCTCTTCATCCTCAGCACCCTGGTGGTTGACTTCATCGATGAAGGCAG ATTGGTGCTTGACTTTGACCTGCTGGTCTATGTATTTGGACAGTTCCCCCTGGTGGTGATTACCTGGATCTGCATGTTCCTTTCAGTGCTGGTGGTGCCCTACAGCCTGTTCCACACCTGGGCCTCTCACTACCATGAGTCCAGCCATGGGACCCTGTGGTCTCTTATACTGggctctctcttcctgctctacCAGGGCCTGGGCCTAGGCTTCCTGCCTACCTTTGTGGTGGTGAAGAACAGCTTTCCCCCTGCATCCTGCTTCATCATCATCCTGGAACAG gtgCGCCTGATGATGAAGGCACACTCCTATATCAGGGAGAATGTCCCCAAAGTTCTGGCTTTGGCAAAAGACAAATCCA GCTCCTCCCCAGTCTCTCCACTAATCCCACAGCTGAGCCACTATATCTACTTCCTCTTTGCTCCCACCCTTATCTACAGAGATAAATATCCCAG GAATCCCGTCATCAGGTGGAGTTATGTGGCCTCTAAGTTATTACAG GTTCTAGGATGTCTCTTCTATGCCTACTATGTGTTTGTGCGCCTCTGCATCCCACAGTTCCGCAGCATCAGCCAGCAACTGTTTGACCTGCGGGCCATGGTCCTGTGTGTGTTCAACTCAATCCTGCCAG gaGTTCTGGTTCTCTTCTtggccttttttgccttcctgCACTGCTGGCTCAATGCCTTTGCTGAGATGCTGCGGTTTGCTGACAGGATGTTTTACAAG GATTGGTGGAACTCCACATcctttgccaattactaccgcaCCTGGAACGTGGTGGTACACGACTGGCTGTATTACTATGTGTACTGTGACTTCCTATGG ATGTCGAAGAAGAGATTTCGGGCGGCAGGCATGTTATTGGTCTTCACTATGTCTGCAGTAGTGCATGAGTACATCTTGGCGATCTGCTTCGGCTTCTTCTAcccagtcctcttctgcctctTCATGTGCTTCGGAA TGATGTTTAACTTCATTCTTCATGACCGGAGAAAAGGCCCAATTTGGAACGTGATCATGTGGACTGCTCTGTTCCTCGGTCAGGGGGTCATCATCTGCCTCTACTCCCAGGAGTGGTATGCACAGCGCTACTGCCCCCTTCAGGAG ccCTCTTTCCTAGAGCTGCTGAAGCCGCGTTCCTGGAGCTGTCACCTCCAGACCAACCCAGCAGTCGACTCTTGA
- the soat1 gene encoding sterol O-acyltransferase 1 isoform X3: protein MEVERLISKKLQLKRKAEHLKSDLMRQFDSQVLEFMDSLIEESASLEPAPVPAVFSPLSDKERSKLRHLQGSSQGQGKQFVVRRSLLDELFEVNHIRTIYHMFIALLILFILSTLVVDFIDEGRLVLDFDLLVYVFGQFPLVVITWICMFLSVLVVPYSLFHTWASHYHESSHGTLWSLILGSLFLLYQGLGLGFLPTFVVVKNSFPPASCFIIILEQVRLMMKAHSYIRENVPKVLALAKDKSSSSPVSPLIPQLSHYIYFLFAPTLIYRDKYPRNPVIRWSYVASKLLQVLGCLFYAYYVFVRLCIPQFRSISQQLFDLRAMVLCVFNSILPGVLVLFLAFFAFLHCWLNAFAEMLRFADRMFYKDWWNSTSFANYYRTWNVVVHDWLYYYVYCDFLWMSKKRFRAAGMLLVFTMSAVVHEYILAICFGFFYPVLFCLFMCFGMMFNFILHDRRKGPIWNVIMWTALFLGQGVIICLYSQEWYAQRYCPLQEPSFLELLKPRSWSCHLQTNPAVDS, encoded by the exons ATGGAAGTGGAGCGACTCATCAGCAAGAAACTCCAACTGAAGAGGAAAGCAGAG CACTTGAAGTCTGACCTGATGAGGCAGTTTGACTCCCAGGTGTTGGAGTTCATGGACAGTCTGATAGAGGAATCGGCCAGCCTGGAGCCTGCTCCTGTCCCTGCTGTCTTCTCCCCTCTGTCAGATAAAGAGAGGAGTAAGCTCAG GCATCTCCAAGGGTCATCCCAGGGCCAAGGCAAACAGTTTGTGGTCCGGAGGTCTTTGTTAGA TGAGCTGTTTGAAGTGAACCACATCCGGACCATCTACCACATGTTCATTGCCCTGCTGATCCTCTTCATCCTCAGCACCCTGGTGGTTGACTTCATCGATGAAGGCAG ATTGGTGCTTGACTTTGACCTGCTGGTCTATGTATTTGGACAGTTCCCCCTGGTGGTGATTACCTGGATCTGCATGTTCCTTTCAGTGCTGGTGGTGCCCTACAGCCTGTTCCACACCTGGGCCTCTCACTACCATGAGTCCAGCCATGGGACCCTGTGGTCTCTTATACTGggctctctcttcctgctctacCAGGGCCTGGGCCTAGGCTTCCTGCCTACCTTTGTGGTGGTGAAGAACAGCTTTCCCCCTGCATCCTGCTTCATCATCATCCTGGAACAG gtgCGCCTGATGATGAAGGCACACTCCTATATCAGGGAGAATGTCCCCAAAGTTCTGGCTTTGGCAAAAGACAAATCCA GCTCCTCCCCAGTCTCTCCACTAATCCCACAGCTGAGCCACTATATCTACTTCCTCTTTGCTCCCACCCTTATCTACAGAGATAAATATCCCAG GAATCCCGTCATCAGGTGGAGTTATGTGGCCTCTAAGTTATTACAG GTTCTAGGATGTCTCTTCTATGCCTACTATGTGTTTGTGCGCCTCTGCATCCCACAGTTCCGCAGCATCAGCCAGCAACTGTTTGACCTGCGGGCCATGGTCCTGTGTGTGTTCAACTCAATCCTGCCAG gaGTTCTGGTTCTCTTCTtggccttttttgccttcctgCACTGCTGGCTCAATGCCTTTGCTGAGATGCTGCGGTTTGCTGACAGGATGTTTTACAAG GATTGGTGGAACTCCACATcctttgccaattactaccgcaCCTGGAACGTGGTGGTACACGACTGGCTGTATTACTATGTGTACTGTGACTTCCTATGG ATGTCGAAGAAGAGATTTCGGGCGGCAGGCATGTTATTGGTCTTCACTATGTCTGCAGTAGTGCATGAGTACATCTTGGCGATCTGCTTCGGCTTCTTCTAcccagtcctcttctgcctctTCATGTGCTTCGGAA TGATGTTTAACTTCATTCTTCATGACCGGAGAAAAGGCCCAATTTGGAACGTGATCATGTGGACTGCTCTGTTCCTCGGTCAGGGGGTCATCATCTGCCTCTACTCCCAGGAGTGGTATGCACAGCGCTACTGCCCCCTTCAGGAG ccCTCTTTCCTAGAGCTGCTGAAGCCGCGTTCCTGGAGCTGTCACCTCCAGACCAACCCAGCAGTCGACTCTTGA
- the soat1 gene encoding sterol O-acyltransferase 1 isoform X2 has product MESGDDTVLRCRSALPKMPTISDLDGMDGESSNGEIHSNGKMEVERLISKKLQLKRKAEHLKSDLMRQFDSQVLEFMDSLIEESASLEPAPVPAVFSPLSDKERSKLRHLQGSSQGQGKQFVVRRSLLDELFEVNHIRTIYHMFIALLILFILSTLVVDFIDEGRLVLDFDLLVYVFGQFPLVVITWICMFLSVLVVPYSLFHTWASHYHESSHGTLWSLILGSLFLLYQGLGLGFLPTFVVVKNSFPPASCFIIILEQVRLMMKAHSYIRENVPKVLALAKDKSSSSPVSPLIPQLSHYIYFLFAPTLIYRDKYPRNPVIRWSYVASKLLQVLGCLFYAYYVFVRLCIPQFRSISQQLFDLRAMVLCVFNSILPGVLVLFLAFFAFLHCWLNAFAEMLRFADRMFYKDWWNSTSFANYYRTWNVVVHDWLYYYVYCDFLWMSKKRFRAAGMLLVFTMSAVVHEYILAICFGFFYPVLFCLFMCFGMMFNFILHDRRKGPIWNVIMWTALFLGQGVIICLYSQECPLS; this is encoded by the exons ATGGAGAGTGGGGATGACACTGTCCTGCGCTGCCGCAGCGCTTTACCTAAGATGCCCACCATTTCAGACCTGGATGgtatggatggagagagcagcAATGGAGAGATCCACAGTAATG GAAAAATGGAAGTGGAGCGACTCATCAGCAAGAAACTCCAACTGAAGAGGAAAGCAGAG CACTTGAAGTCTGACCTGATGAGGCAGTTTGACTCCCAGGTGTTGGAGTTCATGGACAGTCTGATAGAGGAATCGGCCAGCCTGGAGCCTGCTCCTGTCCCTGCTGTCTTCTCCCCTCTGTCAGATAAAGAGAGGAGTAAGCTCAG GCATCTCCAAGGGTCATCCCAGGGCCAAGGCAAACAGTTTGTGGTCCGGAGGTCTTTGTTAGA TGAGCTGTTTGAAGTGAACCACATCCGGACCATCTACCACATGTTCATTGCCCTGCTGATCCTCTTCATCCTCAGCACCCTGGTGGTTGACTTCATCGATGAAGGCAG ATTGGTGCTTGACTTTGACCTGCTGGTCTATGTATTTGGACAGTTCCCCCTGGTGGTGATTACCTGGATCTGCATGTTCCTTTCAGTGCTGGTGGTGCCCTACAGCCTGTTCCACACCTGGGCCTCTCACTACCATGAGTCCAGCCATGGGACCCTGTGGTCTCTTATACTGggctctctcttcctgctctacCAGGGCCTGGGCCTAGGCTTCCTGCCTACCTTTGTGGTGGTGAAGAACAGCTTTCCCCCTGCATCCTGCTTCATCATCATCCTGGAACAG gtgCGCCTGATGATGAAGGCACACTCCTATATCAGGGAGAATGTCCCCAAAGTTCTGGCTTTGGCAAAAGACAAATCCA GCTCCTCCCCAGTCTCTCCACTAATCCCACAGCTGAGCCACTATATCTACTTCCTCTTTGCTCCCACCCTTATCTACAGAGATAAATATCCCAG GAATCCCGTCATCAGGTGGAGTTATGTGGCCTCTAAGTTATTACAG GTTCTAGGATGTCTCTTCTATGCCTACTATGTGTTTGTGCGCCTCTGCATCCCACAGTTCCGCAGCATCAGCCAGCAACTGTTTGACCTGCGGGCCATGGTCCTGTGTGTGTTCAACTCAATCCTGCCAG gaGTTCTGGTTCTCTTCTtggccttttttgccttcctgCACTGCTGGCTCAATGCCTTTGCTGAGATGCTGCGGTTTGCTGACAGGATGTTTTACAAG GATTGGTGGAACTCCACATcctttgccaattactaccgcaCCTGGAACGTGGTGGTACACGACTGGCTGTATTACTATGTGTACTGTGACTTCCTATGG ATGTCGAAGAAGAGATTTCGGGCGGCAGGCATGTTATTGGTCTTCACTATGTCTGCAGTAGTGCATGAGTACATCTTGGCGATCTGCTTCGGCTTCTTCTAcccagtcctcttctgcctctTCATGTGCTTCGGAA TGATGTTTAACTTCATTCTTCATGACCGGAGAAAAGGCCCAATTTGGAACGTGATCATGTGGACTGCTCTGTTCCTCGGTCAGGGGGTCATCATCTGCCTCTACTCCCAGGAGTG ccCTCTTTCCTAG